GTAGTCGCGCGTGTAGCCGTTGCCGCCGAGGATCTGGATCGCCTCGTCGGTGACGTACACCGCGGTCTCGCTGGCCACGAGCTTGGCCATCGACCCCTCGGCGGAGTCGAACGACTGGTTGTTGCGTGCCATCCATCCGGCCCGCCACACCAGCAGCCGCGCGGCGTCGATCCGGCTCTTCATGTCCGCCAGCTTGAACGCGATGGCCTGGAACTCGCCGATCTTGCGGCCGAACTGCTCGCGCTGGCACGCGTAGTCGAGCGCGTATTCGTAGGCCGCGCGCGCGACGCCCACCGCCATCGCCCCGACCGTGGGGCGGGTACGTTCGAACGTCTTCATCGCGGCCTGGCCACCCGCGGACGCGCCGGACTTCACCCGCGCGATCCGCTCCTCGAACTTCTCGCGGCCGCCGAGGATCATGTCCTCGGGCAGGCGCACGTTGTCGAGCACGACCTCGGCCGTGTGCGACGCACGGATGCCGTGCTTCTTGAACTTCTGCCCCTGCACCAGGCCGTGGGTGCCCGGCGGGATGACGAACGTCGCCTGGCCGCGCGACCCCAGTTCGGGATACACCGAGGCGACCACGATGTGGACGTTGGCGATGCCGCCGTTGGTCGCCCAGGTTTTGGTGCCGTTGAGCACCCACTCCCGGGTGGACTCGTCGAACCGGGCGCGGGTGCGGATCGCGCCCACATCGGACCCGGCATCCGGCTCCGAGGAACAGAACGCCCCGAGTTTCGGTTCGTCGGCCGTGCCGAACATCTCGGGAAGCCACCGGCCCAACTGCTCGGGGGTGCCGTTGCCGGCCAGAGCCGCCGCCGCCAGACCGGTGCCCAGGATCGACAGCGCGATACCGGCATCACCCCAGAACAGCTCCTCGAACACGGTCAGCATGCCGATCCCGGTGGGTTCGGCGGCCTGCTGGGCGAACAGTTCGGGGGAGTACAGCCCGACCTTGGCGGCCTCCTGGATCACCGGCCACGGGGTCTCCTCCCGCTCATCCCATTCCGCCGCCGCAGGGCGAACGACCTCGGCGGCGAACCGGTGCACCCAGTCGCGCACCTCGATCACGTCGTCGCTCAGCGCAAGTGAGAATGTCACAGTATGTACTCCTGAATTCTGTTGGTGGTCAACGACTGTCGGTCTGGTGCCGTTCGATGGCGCTGACGGTCTGGTCGACCCACGCCTCGAAGAAGCGGTCGTGGTCGACGTTGCCCGGGGTGCGTCCGTTCAGCGCGTGCAACGTCGCGGCGTACGACAGCGAGGCGATCGCCACCGCCGCGGTCGCCTCCGGGTCCGGGATGGCGGTGCGGCCGGCCCGGTTGGACGCGGCCAGTTCGTCGGCGAAGCGGTGGTAGGCGTTGTCGGTGACCACCTGCCAGGTCTTCTCGTCGAGGTCACCGAGTTCGTCGGGTTCACGCAGCATCACCCGCAGCAACTCTTCGCTGTGGGTCAGGTTGGTCCAGATCAGCTCGCCTGCGCTGCGGACGGCGTCTTCGACGGTGCGGGGTTTCTCGGCGTCGTACTGCTCGCGCGCGGCCACGATGTTGTCGATGCGGTGCGTGATCGCGGCCTCGAGCAGTTCGCGTTTGGAGCCGAAGTGCTTGTAGAGCGCGCCCGATCCGGGAGCCAGTCCGGCCTGCTGCTGGATCTCGGCCACCGAGGTCGCCGCGTAACCCTTCGCGGCGAACAGTTTCAGTGCGGCAGCCATGAGGCGGTCGCGAGCGGCGGGCATGGTGAGAGAGTACTCACTCACCTCGCACCGAGCAAACCGGCATACATATAGCCCAACCGTCCGTGCGATAAATGTTGGACATTAATTTCGACTATCCGAGCCCGTCGCATTGCCGCAGCTGAGCAGCGGTACGCCGCCCCGAAATGGGCGCAAGAGCGGGGCAAACCATAAATGTCCGACCTTGCGCAGGATGTCTACTGCTTACTACTGTAGCCCGCAAGACGTGGCCTGCGTTACAGCCTGCCCCCGTCTTACCCCCAGGTCATACTTCGCAGAGAGGCAGCGCCGTGACAGACACAATGAAGCGCAGCTCCATCTCACGCGTGGCCGCCGCGAGCCTCGTCGGCACCACCATCGAGTTCTTCGACTTCTTCATCTTCGGAACAGCTGCCGCGCTGGTGTTCAGCAAGCTGTTCTTCCCGGACCTGAGCCCGCTCATCGGGACCCTGTCGGCATTCGCGACGTTCGGTGTCGCGTTCGCGGCCCGTCCGCTGGGCGCCCTGATCTTCGGCCACTTCGGTGACCGGGTCGGCCGCAAGCAGATGCTCGTGATCAGCCTGCTGATGATGGGCGTCGGCACCGTCGCCGTCGGTCTGCTGCCGACGTACAACCAGGTGGGCATCCTCGCTCCCATCCTGCTGGTCGCGTGCCGACTGCTGCAGGGGCTCGCGCTCGGCGGCGAATGGGGTGGTGCCGTGCTGATGGCCGTCGAACACGCGCCCAAGGGCAAGCGGGCATTCTACGGCAGCTGGCCGCAGGTGGGCGTGCCGTTCGGGCTGGTTCTGGCCACCGCGATGTTCTTCGTCGTCCAGCTGCTGCCCGAGGACGCGATGCTGGCC
This region of Mycolicibacterium goodii genomic DNA includes:
- a CDS encoding TetR/AcrR family transcriptional regulator, with protein sequence MPAARDRLMAAALKLFAAKGYAATSVAEIQQQAGLAPGSGALYKHFGSKRELLEAAITHRIDNIVAAREQYDAEKPRTVEDAVRSAGELIWTNLTHSEELLRVMLREPDELGDLDEKTWQVVTDNAYHRFADELAASNRAGRTAIPDPEATAAVAIASLSYAATLHALNGRTPGNVDHDRFFEAWVDQTVSAIERHQTDSR
- a CDS encoding acyl-CoA dehydrogenase family protein; translation: MTFSLALSDDVIEVRDWVHRFAAEVVRPAAAEWDEREETPWPVIQEAAKVGLYSPELFAQQAAEPTGIGMLTVFEELFWGDAGIALSILGTGLAAAALAGNGTPEQLGRWLPEMFGTADEPKLGAFCSSEPDAGSDVGAIRTRARFDESTREWVLNGTKTWATNGGIANVHIVVASVYPELGSRGQATFVIPPGTHGLVQGQKFKKHGIRASHTAEVVLDNVRLPEDMILGGREKFEERIARVKSGASAGGQAAMKTFERTRPTVGAMAVGVARAAYEYALDYACQREQFGRKIGEFQAIAFKLADMKSRIDAARLLVWRAGWMARNNQSFDSAEGSMAKLVASETAVYVTDEAIQILGGNGYTRDYPVERMHRDAKIFTIFEGTSEIQRLVISRAVTGLSIR